The Tenuifilum sp. 4138str genome contains the following window.
TTCTTAAATCTTAAATCGAGATCCCTCGACTACGCTCGGGATGACAATGGAGTTGTAAATGTTACGCCCCTACGGGACGGGAAGCGGTCTTCGTTGCTCGTTGTTCGTTGCTCGTTGGTTCATGAAATTGACCTCACCCCCGCCACTCTCCTGACAGGAAAGGGGTGAAGCAATTATGAAACCTTGTTGCAGGGCTAAAGTCTCCCCTCTCAGGGGAGATTTAGAGGGGTCATCTAGGTTGAATGTGGAAAAAAACCTCACCCCAACCATTTTCCATAAGGGGGGAATGGAGCGGAAGAAGCAAGCAGTGGCATAAAAGCCTGACCCGGCAATGGGTCGGGGGTGGAAAGTGGCGGTGGGCTTAGTAAGCGATACCACATGAGTCACGCCACAGGCGTGGCGAATAGTATCGCGTGGCAGTTACACCCGCGGGGAACCCATCGGGTCGGGCTTTTCAGCCTTGATTTTCTTTGGTTCTTTCTTGTATCAAGACAAGAAAGAACGTTTAAATAGCTCTTTGTAATGCTTTTCCTTTGCGATGCAAGGCTTCAGTGTTGCTCTTTGGAAAAGGTGTTGCGTGCATCGCCTTACATATGGGAGTATTCATAGGGTTACAAATATTTCGCCCCTACGGGGCTGGAAGCGTTGTTCGCTATTTGTGAATCGATGTTCGAGAATATCACGTCACACGCTCTGTGTAACACCGTGTTACATTGTGTAACTCTGTGATACTTGCTGTTACTCGTTGTTCGTGAAGCTATTGTCATGTTGAGCTAAGCGAAACGTCTCATGGGGTTGATTAGAGATCCTTCGCTCCCCGCTAGGGCGGGACAGGCCGCTCAGGATGACAAAAGGAGGGTCTGTTTTGTTAGCTAAACGACATTGAATTTTTTTCCAAAAAAATGTAAAATCACCCTAAAACCAAGTGGAGTTTTGTTTGTAAAGATATATTTTTGAAAAAATAATTTTTAATTTGATAGTTCAATTTTTGTTACCATTAATATGCAAATAGCAATTTGGAAACCCGAGTATAGTGTTGGTGTTAAAAGTATTGATGAGGATCACCAAAAGCTCTTCGATTTACTTAACCAGCTTTTTGAGTCAATGACAAAGGGTAAAGGGAAAGAAATAATAAATGATATTATTTCAGAGCTGGAAAGGTATGCGGTTTTCCATTTTGGGAGAGAGGAGTCGTATTTTAGGGTAACTAACTACCCGTTTGCTCTTCAGCATATTAAGGAGCATCAGTACTTCAAGCAGAAAGTAGCAGAGCTTAAAAAGGATGTTGCATCAAACAAAGGTATGGTTGCTCCAGATGTACTTGGTTTCCTGAGCGATTGGTTAAAGAATCACATTGCCAAAAGCGATAAGGCCTACGAAGATCATTTTAAAAAATTCGGGGTAGTCTAGTACTATGCTACCTCTTTTTAATTATAAAAAAGTTGACACAGGTCTTATGGTCTTGAATTAATTTTAGTTCAATCCATAAAACCTGTGTCATTTCTGTTATAATGATATTGTTCCGTAGTTTTATAAAATGGGCAACTACTCAATATTGTTTAGAATAAAGTCCCGTTGAGCTTTCAGGATGTTAATTGTATGTAAAAGTAGGTTCTTAATTTCGTTGAGTAGGCCTAAGTAAAGCACGCTATTGCGAGTTCCTGTTTCACCCTGTTTAATACGTTTTACCTGTTTCTTGCGTATTTTGTTCAGATCTTCCAGGATATCCTGCTGCTTTTTGATAGCATCAGGAACGCGGGTGTAATCGTTCTGCTTAATCATTTCCAGAATGTCATCGAAGAGATCCGAAAGCTGGTTGCTCAAATCCTTCAGCTCAGCAGCCTGCTCACGGGTTAACCCCTTATGTTGATTCTCAACATGCTGTAAGCTGGGGCGCGAGACAAACTCCAGGGAGTGGGCAAGTTCACGCAGGTAATCAATTACCTGTACGTAATAATGACCAGTTTCAATTGAGTCGGCTTCAAGCTGCTTGAGAACATAGTATACGTTATACTTTAACTTTTTGGCTTCCATGTTAAGGGCCTCCACCTCCTCGTTTACCTCCTTAAGCTGTCGGCGGTTCTCGGTTGTTAGCCCATCAATGGTTCTATTGTAAACCTTTATTGACTGTTTTAAGTATTTACGTAATTCATTGGTGCAACGGTTTACAATACTAACTTCATCAACTATTTCCTCGTCAGCCAATTGCTTGGTCTTTTTCTTATGCAACACGTGTGATTTAATTAGTAGACCAATAGCTATAGCCAGTAAAATTATAAGTGCGGGTGCTTTGCCAAAGTAAAGTGCGGTAGCTATTCCAAAAGCAATTGTAAAGGTTACAAATGCAGTAAAGAACCATCCTGCAATAACTGTAATTACTCCTGTAATACGATAAACTGCGCTTTCGCGACCCCAGGCTTTATCGCTCAGCGATGTTCCCATAGCAACCATAAAGGTTACATAGGTGGTTGAAAGAGGGAGCTTTAGTGCGGTAGCCGAACTGATTAGTATACTTGCCATTACAAGGTTAACGGAGGCTCTTACTAAATCGAACGATGGGGCATCCTTTGGGTTAGAGTATCGGGGGGCTTTAGTGGTATCGAACTGCTTAGCCACAAATTTTCTGATAAAACGGGGTGTAACTTTATCGACATGCTCTGCAAACCTTCGGGCTATTCGCACAATTGTCCTTGAAAACTGTGTACTTCCAAAACGCTCCATACCAGCATCCTGACGGGCTAAGCCCACTTCGGTATCGGTAACTGTTCTTGCTTTACGCGATGCCCAAAGGGTAATTACCATTATTAAGCCTGCAATGAATAGGTACATAGAGTTAGTGCTTACCTCACCAGCTAATTCAGTCATCCTCAGGGCTTCGGGTGCAATTTCTGGGTTTGCTGCATGTATTTGGTAAGCTTTTAACCCAGCCATCGAAACACCAATAAAGTTCACAAGGTCGTTCCCGGCAAACGATAATGCTAGGGCAAAAGTACCCATAAGTACAATAAACCTTAGTACATTCAGTCTGAACAGGCTAATTAGTAGTTGGAATACTACTGTCCAAACTAAAAAACTGTAAAGAAGAATGTTTAATGAATGGTCCGAAATATAGCTTATAGTTTCTTTGGATATTAAAGTGGTATCCTTTACACCTTTCATCACTATAAAATAGGTAATGGCTGTCATGGCAATGCCACCCCATATTCCACCAACAAATTTCAGGTTTTTCTGGTAGTTAAAACTGAAAAGTAGTCGTGCAATGTACTGAACAACCATTCCTACTACAAATGCAACAACCACTGAACTCAATATTCCCGATATGATTGCCAGAGCTTTACCACTATTTATGTAATTTCCCAGGTTTGAAATGGTTTCACCCTCGGTATTCATTATCTTGAAAATGGAAACAGCAACTGCCGAACCTAAAAGCTCAAACACAAGGGAAACCGTAGTTGAGGTGGGTAATCCAAAGGTGTTAAAGAAGTCGAGAACAATAACATCGGTAATCATTACGGCAAGGAAAATAACCATCATCTCTGTAAAGTAGAAGTTTTCCGGCCGGAATACGCCCTTTCGGGCAACTTCCATCATACCGCTTGAAAATACTGAACCTACTAATACCCCTGCCGAAGCAACCAACAGAATCCAATGCCTTTTGGCAACTTTTGACCCTATGGCTGAGTTAAGGAAATTAACAGCATCGTTTGCCACACCTACCATCAGGTCCGATGCAGCCAGTAGAAAAAGGATACCTACAATAAATAAATAGTATGTTTCCATTGTATTATAGTTTGACGCGCAAAATTACCCTTTCAAATGCTTGGTTTCTTAAATGCCCTATTACTTTTAGGTTAACCCAATGTTAAGTTAATGTTAAGTGGGTTAAAAATCAAATTGATTTTCTTTTTCTAAACGATACTGGAATCACATCGCCATTGTTCATGGTGATTAATGATGATGGGAATCGGGAAATTTTTTCAATATACCGTTGATTCACCAAATGCGATTGATGGCAGCGTAAAAATCCGCATTCGTTAAGCATTTCGTCAAACTCCTTGAGAGTTCGGTTTACTCGTACTTGGTTGCCATCCACAAGGTAAAAAATGGTTGCATTGCCATCGGATTGGCATCGAACAATTTCTGAAGTGTTAACAACGTAAGTGCCATCGGAGTTCCTAAGTGCAAGTAGCTTATCCTTTTTTCCAATATTCCTGGTGTTTTCAATAAGGGCATTGAGGCGTTCCTGTTGCTTATCGTTAAGGGCTTGGGCTAAGGCAACATCTAAAGCTTTAACAAGATCATCGGGGTCCACCGGCTTAAGAAGATAGTCTACAGCACTAAACTTAAAAGCTTTGACAGCATATTCCTGGTATGCAGAAATTATTATCACTTTAAAAGGAATATTATCAAACATCTTCAGTAGGTCGAACCCATGCCCATCGGCTAACTGCATGTCGAGGAATACAATATCGGGGCACTGGTTTTTTATCAAATCGTAGGCGCTTTTTATGCTTTCAGCTTTACCTATAACGGTTATAGATGGGTAATATACATTAAGCATTCGGGTTAGCGATTCCCGCGCATGTATCTCGTCGTCAACTATAACTGCTTTAACCATTACTTTAGGGGTATTACAATTTGAGCTATAGTTCCCGAGGTGTTCCCACTTAGGGTCGATTTATCGGTAATGTTTAGCTTGATTCCCGAATTCCCAAGCTTTTTGAGGTTTTTAATACGTTCCTTGGTTATTTCGGTAGCTAACGACCTGTACTGTTTCCCTTTACTCTCCTGAACTTCGCGCGATTTCTCAATTCCTATACCGTTGTCTTCCACTTCAATTACAAGTTGCTTTGGTTTAGTTAGGGTATAGCGAATCTCTATTTTACCTGCCCAGTAAATGCCAGACAAGCCATGCTCGATAGCATTTTCTATGAGCGGTTGTGCAAGCATCGGTGGGATTAGTGTTGCATCGGGGTCAATTTGCTCTGCAACGATTATGGTATAGTCGAACCTTCCTTCAAACCTTAGCTTCTGTAAGTCGAGGTAAAGCTTAAGGGTGGCAATTTCTCTCTCTAAGCTACACAGCTCACAACGGGAGTTTTCAAGGATTAGGCGGGTAAGTTTTGCAAAGCTTGCGAGATACTTACTGGCGGTATGGGGTTCGTTGCGGAAAATATAGCTTTGAATGGCTGTTAAGGAGTTGAATACAAAATGCGGATTCATTTGCGAGAGCAAAACTTGCTGTTCGTATCTTAAAATCCGATCTTTTAGCTTTTTTCTGCTGGTAAAAAGGTAGATTATTGCAATGGCAAACACCACGGAATGAATAACAAGCAGGGTTACTTGTGGAGTGGAAGATATGAACATGGTGCACAATTGTTTGATGCAAATATATGTTTTTTGGTTAAACCATTAAGTGGGAATTCAATCGAAAAGAATAAATTTGCAGCCAATTGCTTTTCATGAAGAGGGTCATTTCAATAATACTATTGGGGCTGGGTGTGGGGATGATGTTGGTTCATTCACTTGTTCCGCATCACCACCACAATGGTGAGGTTTGCTTTGTTGAGGCTGCTCAGATGTGTTGCCAACATGGCAATGGTAACCACCACGATTCCCCCCATAGCCATTCCCACGATCAGTCATGCAACCTTTTGAATGACCTTACCCAGGCCGAAAAGTTTAGGGTTATTGATATTTCGCAGGTAATCTCAAATCTTAACGTTGTTAAGGATTTTTTTGCTAATCTAAACAGATGTATCGATACTGCCGTAAGGCTGGAACTTTCACAAAGAATCTACATTTCTGGTATTTCTAATACCTGGCAGATTCTAATTATTAGCTGCCACACATTAAGGGCTCCCCCTTTCTAAATCGATTTAGTTGGTTTGTATTCATGGTTAGTATCACTAACCAAAGTTTACTATTCATTTTTCGTTAATAATTAATTCGATTTGGAATGGTTAAAAATTATTTACTAATAGCCCTTGCTACATTTATTTTTACTGCTTGTAATGATACTCAAAGGCAACAAAGTCAAAACCATGAAGGGCATTCGCATGAACAAGCTGAACATGCCGAAGAGGAAGTTGCGCACTTTACAGCTTATACTGATAGCCTTGAGATATACATTGTTGGCAACCCAATTATCGCCGGCAAGGAGGTTGAACTTACCGCTCACGTAACAGGGATGAAGAGTTTCAAACCTGTAAAGGTTGATTCATTAATGCTTAACGTAACGGCCGAAGGTAAATCGTATTCCTTTACAGCCATAAATACTGGTAACGATGGAATTTACAAGCTCAAAGTACAATTTGATGTAAATGGTAAGGCCGATGCTTCAATTGAAATGGTAATAAATGGCATTAAGGGATTTTACCGGTTGGGACAGTTTACCATTTACCATTGCGAACACGATTGGGCAGACTCGCCCGAACATAGCCATGCATCAAACACTATCAAATTTACAAAGGAGCAGGCTTGGGCTATTGATTTTGCTACTGAAATTATCACGCCTCAACCAATAGGTGCAGTTATAAAAACTACTGGCATGGTTTTGCCGGCTCAAGCCGACGAGGTGGTTTTGGTAGCAGGTATTTCGGGAATAGTGAGCTTTGCTGATAGGTCTATTTTACCTGGAATGCAGGTTCATGAGTCGGAGGTATTGCTTAGGTTGATTTCCAAGGGTGTGGCCGATAACTTTGCTTTACGCTATGCCGAGGCTAAAAGTAGGTATGAGCTTGCCAAGTCCGCTTACGAGCGTCAAAAAGCTTTGGCTGGTGAGCAGGTTATTTCCACTGCTGAGTTCCAAAAGGCAAAAAGCGAATATGAGGTAGCCCTTGCTGCATTCAAGGCCTGTGAAAACGGATTTTCTGCCGATGGCCAACAAATTGTAAGCCCTACAAATGCTGAGGTTCTGAAAGTGTACATATCAAATGGCGATTACGTAAACGCTGGTCAGCCTTTGGTAAAGCTGAGTAAGCTATCTGTTTCAAGGATTCAGTGCTACGTTCAGCCACGCTTTCTGAATTTACTTAACTCAATTTTCGATGCAAATATTAGGGTATCCTCTTCCGGAGTGGTCGTTAACCTAAAATCATCTGGAGGGAGTATAGTTGCAGTAGGCAGGACAATATCATCGGAAAACCATTTAATCCCGGTTGTCATGGAATTACCCAATGTTGGGGTATTGCCAGTAGGCGAAGTGGTTGATGTTTACCTGCTTTGTCAATCCAAGGGGCACGCCCTTACTGTTCCGCTTTCAGCACTTCTGGAGGAGCAGGGTAACCATTTTGTGATGGTGCAGCTAACCCCGGAAACTTTCATTAAACGCGAGGTGAAGCTAGGTGTTACCGATGGTTCAAGGGTTGAGGTTTTATCGGGCTTGCAATCAGGCAATCGGATTGTAACTCGGGGTGCCGTGTATGTAAAGATGGCACAAAGTTCGGGTGCGCTCGATGCTCACTCGGGTCATGTTCACTAAAAGAAGTTGGCTATGCTCGACAGGATAATCATTTTCTCGCTGAGAAATAAATATTTCATACTCATAAGCACCTTAGTGCTTATGGTTATAGGACTTCGTACAGTTTCCAATATGGACATTGACGTATTTCCTGACCTTACAGCCCCCACAGTTGTTGTAATGACCGATGCTCACGGTATGGCAGCGGAAGAGGTTGAGAGGTTAGTAACATTTCCAATTGAGACCGCCGTGAATGGCGCTACCGATGTTAGGCGGGTAAGGTCAGTATCCGCTCAGGGCTTTTCGTTTGTATGGGTGGAGTTTGACTGGGGAGTAGATGTTTTAAAGGCACGCCAGGTTGTTAGTGAAAAGCTTATTGCGGTTGCCCAACAAATGCCCTTGGGCGTGAGTCAACCAATGCTTGCACCACAAAGTAGTGTGATGGGCGAAATCTTTTTTATTGGCCTGCAAGCCGATAGTACAAGCATGATGGAGCTTCGGACAATTGCAGAATGGACAGTTAAGCCTCTTGTTCTTGCCACTGGTGGGGTTTCGCAGGTTACCATCATTGGTGGCGATTACAAGCAGTACCAGGTGGTGGCAAATCCTACACGCATGCTTCATTTAGGCGTTACTATGCATGAGCTGACCAATGCATGCCGATTCATCAGCATGAATTCCAATGGAGTTAACGTAAGGGAATTTGGAAATGAGTATGTAGTCCGAGGAATAGCGCGCACTTCCGATATTGAGCAACTTGGTCAAACCCTGGTTGCCACCCGTGAAGGAATGCCTGTAAAGATTAGCGACATAGCTGAAATCCGTGTTGCACCTGCCCCTAAAATGGGTTATGCATCAAGCAATGCATCGCCGGCAATTATTCTATCAATCTCAAAGCAACCCAATATTAATACACTTGAGGTTACTCGTAAAATTGAGGCAAATCTGGAAAATCTGAAAAAATCGTTGCCCCCCGATGTCAAGCTTAACACCAAAATATTTCGGCAATCCGATTTTATTGAGCGCTCAGTGGGGAACGTTCGGCAGGCATTAATTGAGGGGGCAATCTTTGTAACCATTATTCTTCTGCTTTTTCTTGGTAGTTTTCGGACAACAATCATTTCGCTGCTTGCCATACCCATTTCGTTACTTGCCACTTTTGTGGTGATGAAATTACTCGGTATCAACATCAATACCATGAGCCTTGGCGGAATGGCAATTGCCATAGGTTCGCTGGTTGACGATGCCATAATTGATGTTGAAAATGTTTACAAGCGATTGAGGCAAAATTGGCAGAAACCTGAACATCAAAGGCAATCGAATTTTGCGGTAGTTTATGAAGCTTCTCGCGAGATTAGGGCTTCAATCCTGAATGCAACTTTGATTATAATTGTTGCCTTTGTTCCCTTATTTTTCTTAAGCGGTATGGAAGGGCGTATGCTTAAGCCACTCGGTATTTCATTCATTGTATCACTTTTTATGTCGTTGCTGGTAGCAATGACTCTTACCCCTGTGCTAGCGCAAATGCTGCTATCAGGCGAGACCTACCTCAAACAAAATATGAATGAGAAATGGTTGGCAGCCAAGCTCAGGAAAGGCTACGAAAAGTCGTTGCAGTGGGTTCTTAGCAGAAAAAGATTAGTGTTAGGTAGCACCCTGTTGCTGCTAGTTTTGTCGGTTATGCTCTTGTTTGGCATGGGGCGTAGCTTCCTTCCGGAGTTTAATGAGGGCTCGCTAACGCTATCGGTGGTAACGCCACCGGGCACTTCGCTCGATGAAACCAATAAGGTGGGTAACTACATCGAAAGAAAGCTTCTGGCAATACCTGAGGTAACATCAACAGCCCGCCGAACAGGTAGAGGCGAGCTCGATGAGCATTCGCAGGCAACCAACAGTTCCGAGATTGATGTGAACTTTCAGCTTAAGGAGCGCAACAACGATGAGTTTCTCGCCGATGTTCGAGCAACACTCGCCCGCATCCCGGGTATAGCTGTCACTGTTGGGCAGCCTTTGGGGCACCGCATCGACCATATGCTTACTGGCACGCGGGCAAGCATTGCCATTAAGCTCTTTGGCGACGACCTCTCTAAGCTCTATTCCCTAGCCAACCAAATAAAAGCTGAAATAGCGGGAATTAACGGTTTGGTTGATGTAAACGTTGAGCAGCAGGTTGAGGTGCCGCAAATTCAGATTAGAGCTAAACGGGCTCTACTTGCTGACTACGGCATCAGCCTCGAGGAGTTCAATGAGTTTATTGATGTTGTGCTCGGGGGTGAAAAACTTGCCGATATTTACGAAGGGCAGCAACGTTTCGACCTGGTGGTAAAGCTGGACTCAACCTACACTTCTACCATTGAAGGAATTAAATCGATTCTTATTGACTCGCCCAAGTATGGTAAGGTTCCTCTTTACCAAGTTGCCGATGTGATTTCAACTACAGGCCCTAACATTATTAGTCGTGAAAACGTTCAGCGCAAACTGGTTATATCGGCCAACGTTGCAGGGCGCGACCTACGAGGCGTTGTTAACGATATTCGTAGCAGGGTTGATGGGAGCATAACTTTCCCTGAGGGTTATAGGGTTGAGTACGGCGGACAGTTCGAGAGCGAGGCCCGTGCTTCGAGGACACTTCTAATAGCTTCTCTTATTTCAATTTTAATAATTTTTATGCTACTCTTCATAGAATTTCGTAACTTCAGCTTAGCCGGAATAATTTTATTGAACCTTCCCTTGGCCCTTATTGGTGGTGTTGTTGCCATATGGCTTACTTCGGGAGTTTTAAGCATTCCGGCAATTATCGGGTTTATTTCGCTTTTTGGTATTGCTACACGAAATGGAATATTGTTAATATCTAACTACATTCGTTTTAGAAAAATGGGATTTGATGTTCAGGAGGTGGTGGTTAAAGGTTCGTCAGACCGGCTAAACGCAATTCTTATGACTGCGCTTACCGCTGCCCTTGCTTTAATACCGCTTGCTTTTAAGGGGCACCTTGCCGGAAACGAGATTCAAAGTCCTATGGCCAAGGTTATTTTGGGAGGTCTGTTAACATCAACTTTTCTGAACATCTACATTATTCCCATTGTTTACACCATGTTTGATAAAAACGAAATTGTAAGTGATTATGATAACCAGGAGTAAAATTACATTAGTTCTCGTTACGGTTGCTTTTGCTGGTGTTACAAGAGCTCAAATTTCATTTGATAGGGTTTTGCAGCAGGTTGATTCTAACAACCTTATGCTAAAAGCGCTAAGGCAAAAGCTTGAAGCCGAGAGGATAGCTGCCCGGATAGGGATATCGCCCAGTAACCCTCAAGCCGAGGTTATTTACCAATGGGGTAGCCCTGTCGATCTTGGAAATAAAACCACAATCAGTATTACGCAGCAGTTCGATTTTCCAACCGCATATATTTATAGGGCCAAGCTTGCCAAAGGCATGGCAAGTGCTTTGGAGAACGAGTTTAGGTCAAAGCGCTCTGAGGTGCTTCAAAAAGCTGGTTTGCTTTACGCCGATTTGGTTTACCACAACGCTCTTTTAGTTGAGTTAAATAGGCAGCTGAAAAATGCCATGGTTATTGCCCAATCGCTTAAGCAAAAGTTTGAGGCTGGTGAAATAGGTGTAATTCCATACACACAGGCAGAACTTGTTTACCATGAGTTAAATTCAAGGATCATCCAAATTAGGTTAGAGCAAAAAAGTATAGCCGATGAGCTTGTAACTTTGAATGGTTCGGTTCCCATAGCCATTACTGATTCCGTTATGCTTGTTCCTGAATTGCCCGACAGCTTTGAATCGTGGCTCGGAGTTGCTGAATCGCAAAATCCTGAGCTGGCCTACCTGAAAAGCGAAACCGAAAATAGTCGTTTAAAGCTTAAACTTTCAAAGGCAGAGGTTTTGCCCACTTTTAACGCTGGTTATGCCAGCGAGAAGGTAGGAGGTGAACGCTTTCAGGGCATTGTTGCTGGTATTTCCATTCCATTATGGGAAAAGTCAAATACAGTGAGGTATGCAAGGGCTATGAATAGGTATATGCAATTGAATACTGATGATTACCTTTATTCCTTTAGGCAAAGTTCACAACGTCTTTTCAGTAAGGTTAAAGCATTGCAAGAGCTTACAAATCACCTTAGCCAATACATCAGTACTTTTGATATTGCTGATAAGTTATACCTAGCGCTACAAAAGGGAGAAATATCAATTGTTGATTACTACACCGAGCTAAACAGTTACAACAGTATCAAGGAACGATTACTTGAAGTTCAGCATGAGTGCCTTAAGGCTTACATTGAGCTGAATAGGTTTTCGTATTGATATTTTGCTTGATTAAGTAATATTTGTTCAATAGTAAAAAATCGCGCATTCTTTGATGCGCGTTTTTTTATTAACCAGTGGATGATGTAGTAGCAGTTAGCTATCAAATAGCTTCTCAAAACTACACATAACGCATTGAACCCTAAAGCTGGCAAGCCTAATAATGGTTGGTAAGTATTGATGGTATAAGCAAATCATTTTTTGCAACATTTTCTCAAATCTTGCTCATTAGTAATTATTATGAATTATTTCAGTAAGTCTGCACTCAACTGGAGTATCTTTGTAAAACAAAATCAAAAATGGAATTAGGATGAAAGCGATACAGTTGTTAGCCCTCACAGC
Protein-coding sequences here:
- a CDS encoding bacteriohemerythrin — translated: MQIAIWKPEYSVGVKSIDEDHQKLFDLLNQLFESMTKGKGKEIINDIISELERYAVFHFGREESYFRVTNYPFALQHIKEHQYFKQKVAELKKDVASNKGMVAPDVLGFLSDWLKNHIAKSDKAYEDHFKKFGVV
- a CDS encoding inorganic phosphate transporter, which encodes METYYLFIVGILFLLAASDLMVGVANDAVNFLNSAIGSKVAKRHWILLVASAGVLVGSVFSSGMMEVARKGVFRPENFYFTEMMVIFLAVMITDVIVLDFFNTFGLPTSTTVSLVFELLGSAVAVSIFKIMNTEGETISNLGNYINSGKALAIISGILSSVVVAFVVGMVVQYIARLLFSFNYQKNLKFVGGIWGGIAMTAITYFIVMKGVKDTTLISKETISYISDHSLNILLYSFLVWTVVFQLLISLFRLNVLRFIVLMGTFALALSFAGNDLVNFIGVSMAGLKAYQIHAANPEIAPEALRMTELAGEVSTNSMYLFIAGLIMVITLWASRKARTVTDTEVGLARQDAGMERFGSTQFSRTIVRIARRFAEHVDKVTPRFIRKFVAKQFDTTKAPRYSNPKDAPSFDLVRASVNLVMASILISSATALKLPLSTTYVTFMVAMGTSLSDKAWGRESAVYRITGVITVIAGWFFTAFVTFTIAFGIATALYFGKAPALIILLAIAIGLLIKSHVLHKKKTKQLADEEIVDEVSIVNRCTNELRKYLKQSIKVYNRTIDGLTTENRRQLKEVNEEVEALNMEAKKLKYNVYYVLKQLEADSIETGHYYVQVIDYLRELAHSLEFVSRPSLQHVENQHKGLTREQAAELKDLSNQLSDLFDDILEMIKQNDYTRVPDAIKKQQDILEDLNKIRKKQVKRIKQGETGTRNSVLYLGLLNEIKNLLLHTINILKAQRDFILNNIE
- a CDS encoding LytR/AlgR family response regulator transcription factor, translated to MVKAVIVDDEIHARESLTRMLNVYYPSITVIGKAESIKSAYDLIKNQCPDIVFLDMQLADGHGFDLLKMFDNIPFKVIIISAYQEYAVKAFKFSAVDYLLKPVDPDDLVKALDVALAQALNDKQQERLNALIENTRNIGKKDKLLALRNSDGTYVVNTSEIVRCQSDGNATIFYLVDGNQVRVNRTLKEFDEMLNECGFLRCHQSHLVNQRYIEKISRFPSSLITMNNGDVIPVSFRKRKSI
- a CDS encoding sensor histidine kinase, which codes for MFISSTPQVTLLVIHSVVFAIAIIYLFTSRKKLKDRILRYEQQVLLSQMNPHFVFNSLTAIQSYIFRNEPHTASKYLASFAKLTRLILENSRCELCSLEREIATLKLYLDLQKLRFEGRFDYTIIVAEQIDPDATLIPPMLAQPLIENAIEHGLSGIYWAGKIEIRYTLTKPKQLVIEVEDNGIGIEKSREVQESKGKQYRSLATEITKERIKNLKKLGNSGIKLNITDKSTLSGNTSGTIAQIVIPLK
- a CDS encoding DUF6769 family protein encodes the protein MKRVISIILLGLGVGMMLVHSLVPHHHHNGEVCFVEAAQMCCQHGNGNHHDSPHSHSHDQSCNLLNDLTQAEKFRVIDISQVISNLNVVKDFFANLNRCIDTAVRLELSQRIYISGISNTWQILIISCHTLRAPPF
- a CDS encoding efflux RND transporter periplasmic adaptor subunit → MVKNYLLIALATFIFTACNDTQRQQSQNHEGHSHEQAEHAEEEVAHFTAYTDSLEIYIVGNPIIAGKEVELTAHVTGMKSFKPVKVDSLMLNVTAEGKSYSFTAINTGNDGIYKLKVQFDVNGKADASIEMVINGIKGFYRLGQFTIYHCEHDWADSPEHSHASNTIKFTKEQAWAIDFATEIITPQPIGAVIKTTGMVLPAQADEVVLVAGISGIVSFADRSILPGMQVHESEVLLRLISKGVADNFALRYAEAKSRYELAKSAYERQKALAGEQVISTAEFQKAKSEYEVALAAFKACENGFSADGQQIVSPTNAEVLKVYISNGDYVNAGQPLVKLSKLSVSRIQCYVQPRFLNLLNSIFDANIRVSSSGVVVNLKSSGGSIVAVGRTISSENHLIPVVMELPNVGVLPVGEVVDVYLLCQSKGHALTVPLSALLEEQGNHFVMVQLTPETFIKREVKLGVTDGSRVEVLSGLQSGNRIVTRGAVYVKMAQSSGALDAHSGHVH
- a CDS encoding efflux RND transporter permease subunit translates to MLDRIIIFSLRNKYFILISTLVLMVIGLRTVSNMDIDVFPDLTAPTVVVMTDAHGMAAEEVERLVTFPIETAVNGATDVRRVRSVSAQGFSFVWVEFDWGVDVLKARQVVSEKLIAVAQQMPLGVSQPMLAPQSSVMGEIFFIGLQADSTSMMELRTIAEWTVKPLVLATGGVSQVTIIGGDYKQYQVVANPTRMLHLGVTMHELTNACRFISMNSNGVNVREFGNEYVVRGIARTSDIEQLGQTLVATREGMPVKISDIAEIRVAPAPKMGYASSNASPAIILSISKQPNINTLEVTRKIEANLENLKKSLPPDVKLNTKIFRQSDFIERSVGNVRQALIEGAIFVTIILLLFLGSFRTTIISLLAIPISLLATFVVMKLLGININTMSLGGMAIAIGSLVDDAIIDVENVYKRLRQNWQKPEHQRQSNFAVVYEASREIRASILNATLIIIVAFVPLFFLSGMEGRMLKPLGISFIVSLFMSLLVAMTLTPVLAQMLLSGETYLKQNMNEKWLAAKLRKGYEKSLQWVLSRKRLVLGSTLLLLVLSVMLLFGMGRSFLPEFNEGSLTLSVVTPPGTSLDETNKVGNYIERKLLAIPEVTSTARRTGRGELDEHSQATNSSEIDVNFQLKERNNDEFLADVRATLARIPGIAVTVGQPLGHRIDHMLTGTRASIAIKLFGDDLSKLYSLANQIKAEIAGINGLVDVNVEQQVEVPQIQIRAKRALLADYGISLEEFNEFIDVVLGGEKLADIYEGQQRFDLVVKLDSTYTSTIEGIKSILIDSPKYGKVPLYQVADVISTTGPNIISRENVQRKLVISANVAGRDLRGVVNDIRSRVDGSITFPEGYRVEYGGQFESEARASRTLLIASLISILIIFMLLFIEFRNFSLAGIILLNLPLALIGGVVAIWLTSGVLSIPAIIGFISLFGIATRNGILLISNYIRFRKMGFDVQEVVVKGSSDRLNAILMTALTAALALIPLAFKGHLAGNEIQSPMAKVILGGLLTSTFLNIYIIPIVYTMFDKNEIVSDYDNQE
- a CDS encoding TolC family protein, encoding MITRSKITLVLVTVAFAGVTRAQISFDRVLQQVDSNNLMLKALRQKLEAERIAARIGISPSNPQAEVIYQWGSPVDLGNKTTISITQQFDFPTAYIYRAKLAKGMASALENEFRSKRSEVLQKAGLLYADLVYHNALLVELNRQLKNAMVIAQSLKQKFEAGEIGVIPYTQAELVYHELNSRIIQIRLEQKSIADELVTLNGSVPIAITDSVMLVPELPDSFESWLGVAESQNPELAYLKSETENSRLKLKLSKAEVLPTFNAGYASEKVGGERFQGIVAGISIPLWEKSNTVRYARAMNRYMQLNTDDYLYSFRQSSQRLFSKVKALQELTNHLSQYISTFDIADKLYLALQKGEISIVDYYTELNSYNSIKERLLEVQHECLKAYIELNRFSY